A genome region from Flavobacterium sp. CFS9 includes the following:
- a CDS encoding S10 family peptidase, with protein MKKTLLVFLLAGSIISSAQESKPKATPEAPAKKEENSPSNLTFNPDSNVITNHMVTIKGQKVPYKATTGTMPVWDEEGKAIAGLFYTYYERSDVKDQASRPLVISFNGGPGSASVWMQIAYTGPSLLNIDDEGYPVQPYGIKENPYSILDVADIVFVNPVNTAYSRPTSKDIPTTKFFGVNADIKYLADWINGFVTRTNRWASPKYLIGESYGTTRVSGLALQLQNNQWMYLNGVILVSPTDLGITRGVVSNAALKLPYFAATAWYHKMLGSDLQSKDLTAMLPEVEDFTVNELLPALTKGGSLEESKRKEIATKMARYSGISEKVILQNNLDVPLDYFWKELLRDQGYTIGRLDSRYKGIDRKASGESPDFNAELTSWLHSFTPAINMYLRNNLNYKTDFKYNMFGPVHPWDRSNDKTGENLRQAMAQNPYLHVMVQSGYYDGACDYFNSKYDLWQMDPSGKLTDRMSWKGYRSGHMMYLRKADLETANEDIRTFIKQSLPKAGQPAKY; from the coding sequence ATGAAAAAAACATTACTTGTATTCCTTTTAGCCGGATCCATAATTTCATCTGCTCAGGAATCAAAACCTAAAGCAACTCCAGAAGCTCCAGCAAAAAAAGAAGAAAACTCTCCTTCTAATCTTACTTTCAATCCGGATTCAAATGTTATCACGAATCATATGGTTACCATAAAAGGACAAAAAGTTCCTTATAAAGCCACAACGGGTACGATGCCCGTTTGGGACGAAGAGGGAAAAGCCATTGCGGGATTATTCTACACCTATTATGAGCGTTCTGATGTAAAAGATCAGGCTTCGCGTCCGTTAGTTATTTCCTTTAACGGTGGTCCGGGCTCTGCTTCGGTTTGGATGCAGATTGCTTACACAGGACCGAGTCTCTTAAACATTGATGATGAAGGATATCCTGTACAGCCTTACGGAATAAAAGAAAATCCGTATTCTATTCTGGATGTTGCCGATATTGTTTTTGTAAACCCTGTGAATACGGCTTATTCCAGACCTACAAGCAAAGACATTCCTACTACAAAATTCTTTGGCGTAAATGCCGACATTAAATACCTGGCCGATTGGATCAATGGTTTTGTAACCCGCACCAATCGCTGGGCTTCTCCTAAATACCTGATTGGCGAAAGCTATGGTACTACCCGTGTTTCGGGATTGGCACTTCAATTGCAAAACAATCAATGGATGTATCTTAACGGAGTGATTTTGGTCTCTCCAACCGATTTAGGAATTACTCGCGGGGTGGTTTCGAATGCTGCTCTTAAATTGCCTTATTTTGCTGCTACTGCCTGGTACCACAAAATGCTCGGTTCTGATCTGCAAAGCAAAGATTTAACGGCCATGTTACCCGAAGTGGAGGACTTTACTGTAAACGAACTTCTTCCGGCATTAACCAAAGGAGGGTCTTTAGAAGAATCAAAAAGAAAAGAAATAGCCACTAAAATGGCGCGTTATTCCGGTATTTCGGAGAAAGTGATCCTGCAAAACAATCTGGATGTTCCGCTTGATTATTTCTGGAAAGAATTGTTAAGAGATCAAGGCTATACCATAGGAAGACTTGACTCGAGATACAAAGGAATTGACCGCAAAGCTTCCGGTGAAAGCCCTGATTTTAATGCGGAACTTACTTCGTGGCTGCATTCGTTTACACCTGCCATCAATATGTATTTGCGCAACAATCTGAATTATAAAACAGATTTCAAATACAATATGTTTGGTCCGGTGCATCCTTGGGACAGATCGAACGACAAAACAGGCGAAAACCTGAGACAAGCTATGGCTCAAAACCCCTATTTACATGTAATGGTACAATCCGGATATTATGATGGGGCCTGCGATTACTTTAATTCTAAATACGATTTATGGCAAATGGATCCTAGCGGAAAGCTAACGGATCGAATGTCATGGAAAGGTTACAGAAGCGGTCACATGATGTACCTGAGAAAAGCTGATCTGGAAACTGCCAACGAAGACATCAGAACTTTCATCAAACAATCCTTACCGAAAGCGGGACAACCTGCAAAATATTAA